The Alysiella filiformis sequence AATGCCCACTTCCGACAAATTCAAAGTGCGGAAAAAGGGAATGTCGTTTACCACCAAGCCGTAGAACATGCCGCACGTCATAAACAGCAGCAAACCGCCAAAAATGGGGTAAATGCGACCGATGATTTTGTCAATCGGCACAAGTGTGGCAATGATGTAGTACACGAAAATGATGACCGTCCAAATCACCAAAATATTGGCTTTGCTGGCTGAAACGCCTGCCTCATCGTTTACTGCTGCCGCGCCCACCGAACCTGCCGTCATCAAATCGGACGTGATGTTGGTCAGCAAAGACGCTGGGCTTGCCACAAACACCACGCCCACCAACACCAGCAACACCACCGACAACACATTCATAAAATGTTTAAATGAATTGCCCAAATACTTGCCTGCCAAATAGGGCACGTTTGCGCCACCATTGCGTATGCTCAACATGCCTGTTAAATAATCTTGTACCGCGCCTGCAAAAATGCACGCAAACACAATCCACAACATCGCCACAGGCCCATACAATGCACCCAAAATGGGACCGAAAATGGGACCTGTTCCCGCAATGTTCAGCAACTGAATCAGCCACACGCGCTTTTTGGACATCGGCACATAGTCCACGCCATCGGTCATGGAATAGGCTGGTGTTTGACGCTCGGGGCGAATCACGAAAATTTTTTCAATGACTTTGCTGTAAAAAAAGTAGCCCAACAACAGCAAAGCCACACAAATGAGAAACCACATCATTTTGAAAATCCTTTAATTTTTGTTTTCTGGGGAATGGGCTTGCGTTTCAGGCAGCCTGCGGTCAATGCGTTTGCCGTTTTCGTCAAATTGAATTTTCGGCACGCAACTGCGACAACCGCCCTGTTCCACGCCCATGTCTTTACAAAGCTGGTCGTAGCTGTTGAGCAATTTGCGCCAAAAGCCGATTTTTTCGGGTTCGGGTTCGGACACGGTATTCTCCTTGCGCTTTGAGTTGAAGGGATAAATTGTCAAAGATTTTACAAAAATTAAAACAATCACGCAAACCCTTAACGCGATTTATTGTGTAAAAACCACAAAACACCAGCACATCATCTCATTAAAAATAAATCAAAAATGCTTTTTCAGGCTGCCTGAACAGCCACATCATTGCCAACAGCACGTTGAATCCAAGCAATTTTTACTTTTATTGAAACAAAAAAATGTTAAAATTTAAAACCCCAGTTAAATTGGGGGTTTAGTTGATTAAAACGTTTAAACTCAAATCATTCATG is a genomic window containing:
- a CDS encoding DUF5363 family protein, whose amino-acid sequence is MSEPEPEKIGFWRKLLNSYDQLCKDMGVEQGGCRSCVPKIQFDENGKRIDRRLPETQAHSPENKN